One Cheilinus undulatus linkage group 22, ASM1832078v1, whole genome shotgun sequence DNA window includes the following coding sequences:
- the LOC121504315 gene encoding chymotrypsinogen A-like, with the protein MAFYKILCGVTLMLLFTPDAGCQAEMQECGKLSESHPEHLPWQVVISFDNGHCLGSLINNQWVVTDGHCGDGIYYYATIYLGCTNTSDPKNNCKESREVDEAKCTKPTANSQITRDSICLLQMYPPVNFTDLISPVCILAKESIIHSGTESWVATGSYPNPLLKVPVVRNNECKCFLPKVKDHMICAGHQDQHWLDDNCLVNIGGGLLVNQRNYWTLIGVVRLDPTCSELDGLKTYSSVAPFSEYILNATYHDNQLTFVSINSMGTDPDANFVCPHPSEPPIAPTAQPPEPPMQPKPQPPCTNHPAPPCPKPEGGCRVDSVFDSGVSMMPSSPFVLLCVLVLSLCGIYW; encoded by the exons ATGGCTTTCTACAAGATCCTGTGTGGCGTCACTCTGATGCTCCTTTTTACACCCGATG CAGGGTGCCAAGCAGAAATGCAAG aaTGTGGCAAACTGTCGGAAAGTCATCCAGAACATTTGCCCTGGCAGGTTGTTATTTCCTTTGACAACGGCCACTGCTTAGGCTCCCTCATCAACAACCAGTGGGTGGTGACTGACGGCCACTGTGGAGACGG AATTTACTACTACGCGACTATTTACCTGGGATGCACAAACACGTCAGATCCTAAGAACAACTGCAAAGAATCAAGAGAAGTTGATGAGGCCAAATGCACCAAACCTACAGCCAACTCCCAGATTACCAGGGACAGTATTTGTCTCCTGCAGATGTACCCCCCTGTCAATTTTACAGACCTCATATCTCCGGTCTGCATACTTGCTAAAGAAAGCATCATCCACTCTGGGACAGAGAGCTGGGTCGCTACTG GTTCTTATCCTAATCCCCTGCTGAAAGTACCAGTGGTCAGAAACAATGAATGTAAATGCTTCTTGCCTAAAGTCAAAGATCACATGATCTGTGCTGGACATCAGGATCAACACTGGCTTGATGATAACTGCCTG GTTAACATAGGAGGAGGACTGCTGGTCAATCAACGTAACTACTGGACCCTGATTGGAGTCGTGAGGTTGGATCCAACCTGCAGCGAGCTTGATGGCCTTAAAACCTACAGCAGCGTGGCCCCTTTCTCAGAATATATCTTAAATGCCACCTACCATGACAACCAGCTAACCTTTGTTTCCATCAACTCCATGGGGACTGACCCTGATGCCAACTTTGTCTGTCCACATCCTTCAGAGCCTCCAATTGCGCCAACAGCCCAGCCTCCAGAGCCTCCCATGCAACCAAAACCCCAACCTCCCTGTACCAACCACCCAGCTCCCCCATGTCCAAAGCCAGAGGGGGGATGCAGGGTTGACAGCGTGTTTGATAGTGGTGTCAGCATGATGCCCTCTTCCCCCTTCGTCTTACTCTGTGTTCTTGTTCTTTCACTCTGCGGTATttactggtga